In Nocardioides jishulii, the DNA window TCCACTTCTTCGGCAACTCCTTCGGCTGCGTCGTCGGCCTGGCGCTGGCGCGGCAACACCCCGAGAAGGTCGCCAGCCTCTTCCTCATCGAGGCGCACTTCTCGGTGCCCGGGTGGGGCGAGCACATGGCCGGCACCCTGGCGCTGGCTGCCTTCGGGCTCGACGAGGTGGCCGTCCGCGAATACCTGGCCACCGAGGCCGACCGCAAGACCTCGCGGCTGGCCAAGCGCACCGAGAAGCTCTTCTTCGACACCACCTTGATCGAGGACCTCAAGACCGAGGCGCCGATCGACTGGCTCGGGGAGGTCCAGTGCCCGGTCTTCGCGATCTACGGCTCGGAGTCCGACATCCTCGACCGCGCGCGTGAGCTCGAGGCCAAGGTGCCGCAGTGCACCCTCGAGGTCGTCGAGAACGCCTCCCACTCGCTGCTCATCGAGAACGCCGCCCTGATCAAGTCGCGCGCCTTCGAGTGGCTCAACACCCACGCCGGCACCGACTACGTCGTCGAGCACGTCGAGGTCTCCAGCCGCGA includes these proteins:
- a CDS encoding alpha/beta fold hydrolase, with protein sequence MPYIESNGLKFHVQVLGGGDDAAGAKRPKVVMLHGLVIDNLSSWFYTLGHPMAQQADAHLVDLRGHGRTEIADSGYSVADHVADLLGLLEAWEIDEPIHFFGNSFGCVVGLALARQHPEKVASLFLIEAHFSVPGWGEHMAGTLALAAFGLDEVAVREYLATEADRKTSRLAKRTEKLFFDTTLIEDLKTEAPIDWLGEVQCPVFAIYGSESDILDRARELEAKVPQCTLEVVENASHSLLIENAALIKSRAFEWLNTHAGTDYVVEHVEVSSREGALGTMGAPEAMEVLNQMAAENRHLLDERELPVRRGV